In bacterium, the DNA window GCCGGCGATCGATTTCGGCTGCGGCGGCGGCCGCGAAGCGGTGTGGCTCGCGGGGCGGGGCCACGAGGTGACGGCCGTGGATCATCTGCCGGACGCGCTCGCCCTCTGCGAGCGGCTCGCCCATGGACGGGGCATCGCGGTGCGCACGCTGTGCCGGGACCTGACCGCCGCCGGCGCCGCGCCCGCCGGGCCGTGGGCGCTGGCGCTCGCGCTGCGCTTCCTGCACCGCCCCCTGCTGACGTCGCTGCCGGAGCTGCTGGCGCCCGGGGGCGTGGCGGTGGTGCGGACCTTCCGCTTCGCGCCCGACGCCGCGCGGCTGCCGAACCGGCGCTATTGCCTGGAGGCGGGGGAGCTCCTCGAGCTCTTCCCCGCCTCCCGGTTCGACATCCTGGCGCATGTGGAGGACCGCGACCCAGACGGCCGGCCCGCGGCGGGCGTGGTCGCCCGCCTGCGGGTCACTCGAGGTAGCTGACGTAGGCCGGGTTGTACATGGCGTCCTTCATGGCCTGCAGCAGGTCGTCGGGACGCGGCTTCAGCGCGAGGCCCTCGTCGTAGGCGACCTCGGCGACCGCGGCCGCGATGTGCGCCGACACCTTGCGGATCTGCTGCAGCGGCGGGTACAGGCAGCCGGTGGCCAGGTCGGCCTCGGTCACCTGCTCGGCCAGCGCGTGGGCCGCCCGCGAGAACATCTCGTCGGTGATCCGCGTCGCCTCGCAGACGATCGCGCCCAGGCCGACGCCGGGGAAGATGTAGGCGTTGTTGCCCTGGCCCGACACGTGGCGCTTGCCGTTCAGCTCCACCGGGTCGAAGGGGCTGCCGCTGGCGAACAGGGCGCGCCCTTCCGTCCATCCGTAGCACTGCTCGGCCGTGCACTCGGCCTTCGAGGTCGGGTTGGACAGCGCGAAGATCACCGGCCGCTTGTTGATGCGGGCCATCGCCTCGACCAGCGGCTTGGTGAAGGTCTGCGGCGTGCCCGAGACGCCGATCAGGCAGGTGGGCTCCAGCTTGTCCACGGCCTCGGCGAGGCTGCCGATGAACGGGTGGTCGTGGGCGAAGGGCTTCTTGTGCTCCGCCAGGTCGGTGCGCGTCTTGCACACCAGGCCGGTGGAGTCCACGTACCAGATCCGCTCCATCGCCGCCTGGCGTGCCATGCCGTCGGCGACCATCGCCGAGACGATCAGCTCGCCGATGCCGATGC includes these proteins:
- a CDS encoding methyltransferase domain-containing protein, giving the protein MKLLSWHDVGTHPAWRSGDVADLRPAAAHRAGHPRGAVSLPVAAAARPDGTDLAADFAAALPAALLPPRHLPLLLVGDEPGLVAAAVRWLHDRGREQVDGAVLHGRDAPPGEWEVGAGERVLWRPNAFLAAHADLLPGPDAGPAIDFGCGGGREAVWLAGRGHEVTAVDHLPDALALCERLAHGRGIAVRTLCRDLTAAGAAPAGPWALALALRFLHRPLLTSLPELLAPGGVAVVRTFRFAPDAARLPNRRYCLEAGELLELFPASRFDILAHVEDRDPDGRPAAGVVARLRVTRGS